GAACCGAGCTCGGCGATGAATGCCGATTCATCTCGGCAGAATGGTTTTCCTACCAGCATCCCGAAAAAAAATCGATGTTCAACCCCTATCTCGGCGTTACCCGCGAAAAGGGCTCGCACGCGGAGGCCGGCTGCTTCGCTGAATGCGACTCGATACGCGAGGTTGAATCGCATCCATGGCCTTCTCTTTCCTATCTCGATTTTACCTCGACCATTGACCGCATCCTTGCGCATGCCGACAAGGCGATATTCAGCGGATTCTGGAGTCCGTTCTTTCACCGCGTATCCGACTATTTCGGCATGGAGAATTTTTTCATTAAAATGTACACGCACCCTGCTGTCGTCGATGCAGTGACCGCGCATATCGTGGATTTTTACGTCGAAGCGAATCGCCGCTTCCTTGCAGCCGCCGGTGACAATGTCGATGTGCTTTTCATTGCCAATGATCTCGGTACGCAGCAGGATGTCATCATATCGCCCGAGCTCTTTGAACGCTTCATCCTCCCGGGCATACGTCGGCTCGCAGCGGTGGGACGTGAATTCGGCAAACCGGTCATGATGCACTCCTGCGGCGCTATCAGCCGCATCATCCCGCAATTGATCGATGCCGGCATCTGTGCACTCCATCCCCTGCAGCCCACACGCGGCATGGATGCGGCAACACTCGCGCGCGAGTACAAGAACGATCTCGTGTTCGTCGGCGGTGTTGACACGCAGGAATTACTGCCGCGAGGCACATCATCAGATGTATCGGAGGAAGTAAAACGGCTTATGGATACGCTCGGCCCGAATTATATCGTAAGCCCCAGTCATGAGGGCATACTCCCCGACATACCGTTCGAAAATGTGCGGGCAATGGCCGATGCTGTTCACTCAACGGAACGATACAAAGCACGTGCGCTATAGAGGGGCTGGCCGCGTCAGCACGTGCATGCCGGGGCAGGTAATTGCATGCATCGGTTGACGATTGAACATCGATACCCTATACTGTCCCCATGACGGCAATTGCTACTGGAATGAAAGCATCGCAGCGAACTATCCCGCGAAAGAGAATAGCGGCCGCATTCGCCGGCAACAATGGCAGCATCGCGGCGTATGCGAATTTCCCGTTCGTCATCGTTAAGAGCGTTCTTCCTTCACATATCGGCACGCACAGCCACGAGTATTTCGAGATCGATATCGTTCTGAGCGGAAGCGGTCATGTCGTGAACGGCGGAAAACGGTATGAACTCGGCGTAAACGACATCATGCTCGGAAACCAATTCGACACACATGCCATCGTATCACGACGGCGTATATCGCTTCTATCAATAAAATTCGGGCCTGCATTGTTCGGCACGGAGCATGCTGCGCCGCTCCTCGCGGCATTTGTCGCGCCCGGCGTGGATTTTCGCAGGCGCGTCCCTCTCGATGCGGATGAAAAGCGATCGATCAGGACGATCGCCGAGCTTCTCCTCGGCGAGTATACCGCGAAAAGAAAACAGTGGCAGCAGACGGTGACGCCGCTGTTCGAAGCGATCCTGAGTATCTTGCGCCGCGGATTCGAGACGCATCTTGCGGAAAGGAATATCACCGTCGACACAGGCCATTTCCCCCTCGTGTACCGCATCATGACGTACCTCGACGAACACTACTGCGAGGAATTACGCATGCGCGATATCGTAAAAAGATTCGGCGGCTCGTCGTCATATGCCGCATCGCTCTTCACACGCATCATAGGCCATTCGCTCAAACGCTATGTCATCGTCAAACGAGTTCTCGCGGCAAAGCGTCTTCTCACGAATACCGACGACCCCATATCGGATATCTGTTTCGCCGTCGGGTTCGGCGACATGAGCAATTTCAACCGCGCATTCAAGACCATAGCCGGCACATCGCCGCGGGAATATAGAAGTTCGTACCGCACATGACGGCCAATCATACGCGGCAGGAACGGGGAAACGACTATTGCGCATACTTCACCGTAATTTTCGCATAGTCTGTCTGAGGTTTGCCCGCTACCTTTACCGCAGACATACGAGGAGCAGTCGATGAAAGCACAGTTGAAGGATATACAGAACGAATTCGTATTCGGCACGCAGTATTACCGTGTCGTACCGCCAAAAACCGAGTGGGCCGATGATATGAAGCATATCTCAGAACTCGGCATGGATACGATAAAGATATGGGCGCTGTGGACATACGGCGAACCGCGGGAGGGCAAATTCAATTTCAGCGATCTCGACGGGCTCATGGACGAGGCGCAGCGG
The DNA window shown above is from Spirochaetota bacterium and carries:
- a CDS encoding uroporphyrinogen decarboxylase family protein, with amino-acid sequence MTQQASQREHIRSLFAHTAAAPGFWIGNPHADTWTQYRSVTGMDEETIRTELGDECRFISAEWFSYQHPEKKSMFNPYLGVTREKGSHAEAGCFAECDSIREVESHPWPSLSYLDFTSTIDRILAHADKAIFSGFWSPFFHRVSDYFGMENFFIKMYTHPAVVDAVTAHIVDFYVEANRRFLAAAGDNVDVLFIANDLGTQQDVIISPELFERFILPGIRRLAAVGREFGKPVMMHSCGAISRIIPQLIDAGICALHPLQPTRGMDAATLAREYKNDLVFVGGVDTQELLPRGTSSDVSEEVKRLMDTLGPNYIVSPSHEGILPDIPFENVRAMADAVHSTERYKARAL
- a CDS encoding AraC family transcriptional regulator; the protein is MKASQRTIPRKRIAAAFAGNNGSIAAYANFPFVIVKSVLPSHIGTHSHEYFEIDIVLSGSGHVVNGGKRYELGVNDIMLGNQFDTHAIVSRRRISLLSIKFGPALFGTEHAAPLLAAFVAPGVDFRRRVPLDADEKRSIRTIAELLLGEYTAKRKQWQQTVTPLFEAILSILRRGFETHLAERNITVDTGHFPLVYRIMTYLDEHYCEELRMRDIVKRFGGSSSYAASLFTRIIGHSLKRYVIVKRVLAAKRLLTNTDDPISDICFAVGFGDMSNFNRAFKTIAGTSPREYRSSYRT